One Littorina saxatilis isolate snail1 linkage group LG1, US_GU_Lsax_2.0, whole genome shotgun sequence genomic window carries:
- the LOC138947016 gene encoding lachesin-like, whose product MAFSLQRTDGRIYYKLANLLITLVVAVFLFSSVSEVNGVRLMTRQMNLTFEMGRDATLTCTVHSIGRSRVIWRKLSEPFPLTVGTTRFWPGKKYRVKRNGDDWKLTIKNVEYADAGEYECRVSGTDGVADILSLIIPASGKTHLLPTETTISTTLGSTVTLPCHINNLRKALVMWQDEKGQVLTLRKKTYSGDRRHNVLHTERIQWSLEIRDVKPDDLGVYTCVVSTKPFLTRTVTLREGQPGEGVDKIPEIGQSTGSSPQLVRDTFREDVHVKQYQAVTLTCQFTGDPTPTIKWERRMWTRDGVKVVEDLKTDGETYTLTNAQMEDTGVYVCRASNGSPPPALGLIRVKVREVMTTTTPLPTTTTFDPIDDAAPRAYSFGEVVYQHLGRDAELTCKAVGIPRPTIQWRVDGDHIQDNYKYTIREQQYRHHTLHSALLVKSVHPGNFKKYECYVFNKYGDDRTTIVLAENRNP is encoded by the exons TGAATGGCGTTCGGCTGATGACGCGTCAGATGAATCTGACGTTTGAGATGGGTCGTGACGCCACATTGACGTGTACAGTTCACAGCATTGGAAGATCAAGG GTGATCTGGCGAAAACTGTCGGAGCCTTTCCCCCTGACGGTGGGCACGACACGGTTCTGGCCAGGCAAGAAGTACCGAGTCAAGCGGAACGGGGACGACTGGAAGCTGACCATCAAGAACGTGGAGTACGCGGACGCCGGAGAGTATGAGTGTCGCGTCAGTGGCACTGATGGCGTGGCTGACATCTTGTCCCTCATCATCCCAG CGTCCGGCAAAACACACCTGCTGCCCACAGAGACGACCATCAGTACCACGCTGGGCAGCACCGTCACCCTTCCGTGCCACATCAACAACCTCAGAAAGGCATtg GTTATGTGGCAAGACGAGAAAGGCCAGGTGCTAACCCTGAGGAAGAAGACGTACAGCGGGGACAGGCGCCACAACGTCCTGCACACCGAACGCATCCAGTGGAGTCTGGAGATCCGCGACGTCAAGCCTGACGACCTGGGCGTGTACACGTGCGTAGTCAGCACCAAGCCCTTCCTCACGCGCACCGTCACGCTCAGGGAGGGCCAGCCCGGGGAAGGCGTGGACAAGATTCCGGAGATCGGAC AATCGACAGGAAGCAGTCCCCAGCTGGTGAGAGATACTTTCCGTGAAGACGTGCACGTCAAGCAGTACCAGGCCGTGACCTTGACCTGCCAGTTCACCGGTGACCCCACGCCCACCATCAAGTGGGAACGACGCATGTGGACCAGGGATGGGGTCAAGGTCGTTGAAG ACTtgaagacagatggagagacgTACACACTGACGAACGCACAGATGGAGGATACGGGTGTGTACGTGTGCAGAGCAAGCAACGGTTCTCCTCCTCCTGCGCTGGGCTTAatcagggtcaaggtcaggg AGGTGATGACAACTACCACACCgttaccaacaacaacaacgttcgACCCAATCGACGATG CCGCACCGCGGGCCTACTCGTTCGGAGAGGTGGTGTACCAGCATCTGGGCCGAGACGCGGAACTGACGTGCAAGGCCGTGGGCATTCCTCGCCCCACGATCCAGTGGCGGGTAGACGGCGACCACATCCAGGACAACTACAAGTACACCATCCGAGAACAGCAGTACCGCCATCACACGCTGCATTCGGCCCTGCTCGTCAAGTCCGTTCATCCGGGCAACTTCAAGAAATACGAGTGTTACGTCTTCAACAAATATGGCGACGACCGGACGACCATTGTGCTGGCTG aGAACCGCAATCCGTAA